One segment of Aquimarina sp. BL5 DNA contains the following:
- a CDS encoding S8 family serine peptidase has product MNETLFSKELRILFFYFVILTPFKFNAQVQSTKNDSSENKKTDPWYFKDVTKDSVFGISLTEANQVLTQKKLKGREIVIAVIDTEIDINHEDLKDQIWHNHKEIPDNSMDDDDNGYIDDIDGWNFLGNTNGENIIHSNFEITRIVRKYQEKFEGLNIDQIKVPDTSNFKLYKKAKKAYDDQLKEAKFNYDYVKNIDLKYKTARKELTAYFPDNDFSKEHLDSIKIDTTDSNLKKHYLAVKQMIDYKVTQNQIDQTLSIYKNYLDFYLNLEYDERILLSEDNKKNSNYGNPNVSGNTDKLYHGTLVSGVLAANRNNQLGIKGIYDKIRIMPLCISSNGDEYDQDIALAIRYAVDNGAKVINMSSSKDVSMYKKMVYNALQYAYENDVLFVRSVGNDNLDLDQEQNRCYPEKNKNYDYNKIFISVGGSTEGINKSLKASFSSYGKNSVDIFAPSVNIKTTSINNEYTMDEGNSMAAPIVSGIAALLWGYYPNLSAVEIKDIIMKSGRDYKNSVEIEQQDGTKIQIPFSELSKSGKVVNAYNALLLADKLSKSKN; this is encoded by the coding sequence ATGAATGAAACCCTTTTTAGCAAAGAGTTACGTATACTGTTTTTCTACTTTGTAATTTTAACGCCATTTAAGTTTAATGCACAGGTTCAGAGTACTAAAAATGATTCTTCCGAAAATAAAAAAACAGATCCTTGGTATTTTAAAGATGTAACGAAAGATTCTGTTTTTGGAATAAGTTTAACTGAGGCCAACCAGGTTTTAACTCAAAAGAAATTAAAAGGTAGAGAAATAGTTATTGCGGTAATTGATACAGAAATAGACATTAATCACGAGGATCTCAAAGATCAAATATGGCATAATCATAAAGAAATACCTGATAATTCTATGGATGACGATGATAATGGTTACATCGATGATATTGATGGATGGAATTTTTTAGGGAATACTAATGGAGAAAATATAATTCACTCCAATTTTGAAATTACCAGAATTGTCAGGAAGTATCAGGAAAAATTTGAAGGGCTTAACATAGATCAAATTAAAGTTCCAGATACTTCAAATTTTAAGTTGTACAAAAAAGCAAAAAAAGCTTATGATGATCAACTTAAGGAAGCCAAATTTAATTATGATTATGTTAAAAATATTGATCTAAAATACAAAACCGCAAGAAAAGAATTAACGGCTTATTTTCCTGATAATGATTTCAGTAAAGAACATTTGGATAGCATTAAAATAGATACTACAGATAGTAACTTAAAAAAGCATTATCTAGCTGTAAAACAAATGATTGATTATAAAGTGACGCAAAATCAAATTGATCAAACGCTTAGTATTTATAAGAACTATTTAGATTTCTATCTCAATCTGGAATATGATGAAAGAATCCTGTTATCCGAGGACAACAAGAAAAATTCTAACTACGGTAATCCTAATGTTTCTGGGAATACCGATAAGTTATATCACGGAACTTTAGTGTCTGGTGTATTAGCCGCTAATAGAAATAATCAATTGGGTATAAAAGGTATATACGATAAAATAAGAATTATGCCATTGTGCATATCTTCAAATGGTGATGAATATGACCAAGACATAGCTCTAGCTATTAGATATGCTGTTGATAATGGAGCTAAGGTGATTAACATGAGCTCGTCAAAAGATGTTTCAATGTATAAAAAAATGGTATATAATGCTTTACAATATGCCTATGAAAATGATGTTCTCTTCGTAAGATCTGTAGGTAATGACAATTTAGACTTAGATCAAGAACAAAATAGATGCTATCCAGAAAAAAATAAAAACTACGATTATAATAAAATTTTCATATCTGTTGGAGGTTCTACCGAAGGAATAAATAAAAGTTTAAAGGCTTCCTTTTCTAGTTACGGTAAAAATTCTGTTGATATCTTCGCTCCCTCCGTCAATATAAAAACGACTAGCATAAATAACGAATACACCATGGATGAAGGTAACTCGATGGCTGCACCAATAGTTTCTGGCATTGCTGCGCTTTTATGGGGATACTATCCTAATTTAAGTGCCGTTGAAATAAAGGATATTATTATGAAATCTGGTAGGGATTATAAAAATAGTGTAGAAATCGAACAACAAGATGGAACTAAAATACAAATCCCCTTCTCGGAACTTTCTAAATCCGGTAAGGTAGTTAATGCATATAATGCATTATTATTGGCGGATAAATTATCAAAAAGCAAAAATTAG
- a CDS encoding S8 family serine peptidase yields the protein MKKILKLTILIFLGYQCPLAAQTTKASSANKKGLIISKTLSKEELKTWYHKDFAEDTIPGVSLEKAYREIIKDNKGQEVIVAVLDTKLDIHHEDLKDQIWRNTDEIPDNGIDDDKNGYIDDSNGWDFLSNTKSEFVKYEHLESTRIVKKYNTLFKGKKANQVSDQDQKSYGLYTKAYKKWESDIVENKESQKNIQLLKDAIIYGTTLLDSIYPKKEYKLVELDSLLQVYENDSIAKNAIEGVQKGIRYDLTPKGLDVYISNYKNREETILRVDHNERAVPGDNPDDINDNHYGSPVVYGDVPFQHATAVAGTLGANRSNDLGIKGFSDHIKIMPVVMVATGDEHDKDVALAIRYAVDNGAKVINMSWGKTLSLHEDWVQNAIRYAAEKDVLLITGGGNNNMNNDLQKSYPNDYTKEKEFVDNFIVVGASTWDLQNLRASFSNYGKKHVDVFAPGVDMYTTKYGNDAYTSTRGTSLASPVVAGIAALIRAYYPKLSAKEVKQVILDSGTRYDFDVVVRKQKDEGSTMVPFSELSKSGRIVNAYSALLLADQISKTKK from the coding sequence ATGAAAAAAATTTTAAAGCTAACCATACTGATTTTTCTGGGGTATCAATGTCCACTAGCAGCACAGACGACCAAGGCGTCTTCTGCGAATAAAAAAGGTCTAATCATATCAAAAACGCTATCCAAAGAAGAACTAAAAACCTGGTATCATAAAGATTTTGCAGAGGATACTATCCCAGGTGTAAGTTTAGAAAAAGCATATAGAGAAATTATAAAAGACAATAAAGGACAAGAGGTTATTGTTGCAGTGCTAGATACAAAGCTAGACATTCATCACGAAGATCTGAAAGATCAAATATGGCGCAATACTGATGAAATCCCTGATAATGGTATTGATGATGATAAGAATGGCTATATCGATGATAGTAATGGGTGGGATTTTCTAAGTAATACCAAAAGTGAATTTGTAAAATATGAGCATTTAGAAAGTACTAGGATAGTTAAAAAATATAATACTCTTTTTAAGGGTAAAAAGGCGAACCAAGTATCTGATCAAGATCAAAAATCTTATGGGTTGTATACAAAAGCTTATAAAAAATGGGAAAGTGATATTGTCGAAAATAAAGAAAGCCAAAAAAATATTCAGCTGCTTAAAGATGCGATCATATATGGTACAACCTTATTAGATAGTATCTATCCCAAAAAAGAATATAAGCTTGTGGAATTAGATAGTTTATTACAGGTGTATGAAAACGATTCGATTGCCAAAAATGCTATAGAAGGAGTTCAAAAAGGGATACGATATGACCTTACCCCAAAAGGATTGGACGTATATATCAGCAATTATAAAAATAGAGAAGAAACAATTCTCCGTGTAGATCATAACGAACGAGCGGTACCGGGAGATAATCCCGATGATATTAATGATAACCACTATGGAAGTCCTGTAGTGTATGGAGATGTGCCTTTTCAGCACGCTACCGCAGTTGCTGGAACATTAGGTGCCAATCGCTCGAATGATTTGGGCATAAAAGGTTTTTCGGATCATATCAAGATAATGCCCGTGGTGATGGTAGCCACCGGTGATGAGCATGACAAGGATGTTGCTTTAGCCATACGTTATGCAGTAGACAATGGAGCCAAGGTGATCAATATGAGTTGGGGTAAAACTCTATCGCTACACGAAGATTGGGTACAGAATGCCATTAGATATGCTGCGGAGAAAGATGTACTTTTAATAACAGGAGGAGGAAATAATAATATGAATAATGATCTTCAAAAATCGTATCCAAATGATTATACCAAGGAAAAAGAGTTCGTTGATAATTTTATTGTTGTTGGTGCCAGTACCTGGGATTTACAAAATCTGAGAGCTAGTTTCTCTAATTATGGAAAAAAGCATGTGGATGTTTTTGCTCCTGGAGTTGATATGTATACTACAAAGTATGGTAATGATGCCTACACTTCTACCAGAGGTACATCTCTTGCTTCTCCTGTAGTTGCCGGAATTGCAGCTTTGATAAGAGCTTATTATCCTAAACTTTCTGCAAAAGAGGTAAAACAAGTTATCTTGGATTCTGGAACTCGTTATGACTTTGATGTAGTCGTACGAAAACAAAAGGACGAAGGTAGTACAATGGTTCCTTTCTCCGAACTCTCTAAATCCGGTAGAATAGTGAATGCTTATAGTGCATTACTTTTAGCAGATCAGATTTCTAAAACTAAAAAATAG
- a CDS encoding prolyl oligopeptidase family serine peptidase: MDSVKSPKFKKQNISEIHFGQQLSDPYRALENLDDSLVKGYLKEYNEYSNNLLGGLEQKKQLIKDQNVFEKRKGIAYRKIQYVDDNIIYLKRKAQENYFKLCFINKSKNSNEILLLDPKTIDQDYKINYFKPSWDFSHVAISLTKNGDEFSKIIVLDVKNRNVLPVEIINCAPTVSGGINWLQDNSGFIYLRFSGNDSLEDKFLNSKSVIYTLGEKGDKFQDVFSKKNNKEASIQSNNFPVVKVYKDVDKYLFGHVAGAGSYHDAYFRKYSSLSLNSKWNLLFEKSEKIKDYFLKGDTLVYKTAKNASNFKICKTSIVHPDFSNSEVIVGEKQDQVIQDYIDIDNNFFYSTVKNGVEAKMFTISSSGDEKEISIPMASGKISFEKTNRTNLLAVYLQGWITPKTRYLYDINTLEFIKDSNYPANLDIGFDDLVVEEILVKSSDGKEDIPLSLVYKKGLKKDGTTPVLMRAYGSYGISMTPNFYYGFLLWAEKGGIYAVAHVRGGREKGDAWYYGGYKTTKPNSWKDFIDCTEYLIDNKYTSSTKMAIWSGSAGGIVIGRAITERPELYAAAIIDRGCLNTTRLHVGANGANNAREFGKYSDSIDFKNLYKMDSYHHIERNVKYPSMLITTGFNDSRLPPWHSIKFATKLNNSKPSDNLVLLKTEFDSGHGMVFDKKDKEFNMVAEVLSFALWQTGHPDYQLKD; this comes from the coding sequence ATGGATTCCGTGAAATCACCTAAGTTCAAAAAGCAAAATATATCGGAAATTCATTTTGGACAACAACTTTCGGATCCATATAGAGCTCTGGAAAATTTAGACGACTCGCTTGTAAAAGGTTATCTTAAGGAATATAACGAATATAGTAACAATTTGTTAGGTGGATTAGAACAAAAAAAACAACTTATTAAAGACCAAAACGTTTTTGAAAAAAGAAAAGGAATTGCTTACAGAAAAATACAATATGTGGATGATAATATCATCTATTTAAAAAGAAAAGCTCAAGAAAATTATTTCAAATTATGTTTTATCAATAAAAGTAAAAACAGTAATGAAATCCTTTTATTAGATCCAAAAACAATAGATCAAGATTACAAGATTAATTATTTTAAACCTAGTTGGGATTTTTCGCACGTAGCTATCAGTCTTACAAAAAATGGTGATGAGTTTTCCAAAATAATTGTTTTAGATGTTAAAAATAGAAATGTACTACCAGTCGAAATTATCAATTGTGCCCCGACAGTATCAGGAGGAATAAATTGGTTACAAGATAATTCTGGTTTTATTTATTTAAGGTTCAGTGGTAATGATTCCTTAGAAGACAAATTTCTTAATTCCAAATCTGTAATTTATACGTTGGGAGAAAAAGGGGATAAATTTCAGGATGTTTTTTCAAAAAAGAATAATAAAGAAGCATCTATACAATCAAATAATTTTCCTGTTGTTAAAGTTTATAAAGATGTGGATAAATATCTTTTTGGCCATGTTGCTGGAGCAGGATCTTATCACGACGCTTATTTTAGGAAATACTCAAGTCTTTCGTTAAATTCAAAGTGGAATCTTTTATTCGAAAAGTCAGAAAAGATAAAAGATTATTTTCTAAAGGGAGATACTTTAGTGTATAAAACCGCAAAAAATGCTTCTAATTTCAAAATTTGTAAGACTTCAATTGTACATCCAGATTTTAGTAATTCAGAAGTAATTGTAGGTGAAAAACAAGATCAAGTAATTCAGGACTATATTGATATAGATAATAATTTTTTCTATAGTACGGTTAAAAATGGTGTTGAAGCTAAAATGTTTACAATTTCATCAAGTGGGGATGAAAAAGAAATTTCGATTCCAATGGCTTCAGGTAAAATATCTTTTGAAAAAACAAATAGAACCAATCTCTTAGCAGTATATCTTCAAGGTTGGATTACACCAAAAACTAGGTATTTATATGATATAAATACATTAGAATTCATAAAAGATTCGAATTATCCCGCTAATTTGGATATTGGATTCGATGATTTGGTTGTGGAAGAAATATTAGTTAAATCTTCTGATGGAAAGGAGGATATACCTTTATCGCTTGTTTACAAAAAAGGACTTAAGAAAGATGGTACCACACCTGTACTGATGAGGGCTTATGGCTCTTATGGAATAAGTATGACACCCAATTTTTATTATGGTTTTTTATTGTGGGCTGAAAAAGGAGGAATTTATGCTGTAGCCCATGTCAGGGGAGGAAGAGAAAAAGGAGATGCTTGGTATTATGGAGGTTATAAAACCACTAAACCTAATAGTTGGAAGGATTTTATTGATTGTACGGAGTATCTGATAGATAATAAATATACTTCAAGTACTAAAATGGCTATATGGAGTGGAAGTGCAGGAGGAATTGTTATTGGTAGAGCTATTACTGAAAGACCAGAATTATATGCTGCTGCAATTATTGATAGAGGTTGTCTTAATACAACTAGATTGCACGTTGGTGCTAATGGTGCTAATAATGCAAGGGAGTTTGGAAAGTATAGTGATTCTATTGATTTTAAAAATTTGTACAAGATGGATTCTTATCATCATATTGAGAGAAATGTTAAGTATCCATCTATGTTAATAACTACAGGCTTTAATGATTCAAGGTTGCCTCCTTGGCATTCAATAAAGTTTGCAACGAAATTAAATAATTCAAAACCATCAGATAACCTTGTTCTTTTAAAAACTGAATTTGATTCTGGACATGGTATGGTTTTCGATAAGAAAGATAAAGAGTTTAACATGGTTGCAGAAGTTCTTTCCTTCGCTCTATGGCAAACTGGGCATCCGGATTATCAACTGAAAGATTAG